The sequence below is a genomic window from Deltaproteobacteria bacterium GWC2_55_46.
GAAGAGCTTGTCTCCCTTGCCGCGTTCGACCACCTTCGTATCCCCGGTCACTATCTTGACCCCTGCCGCCTCAGCTGTTTTTGCCATGGAATGGACGACCCTTTCAAGTTCGTCCATCCCAAGCCCTTCTTCTATTATGAACGAGGCGCTCAGGTATACGGGCTCGGCCCCGCCTACCGCGAGGTCGTTTATCGTCCCGCATACAGAGAGCTTGCCGATATCCCCGCCAGGGAAGAAGATGGGCTTTACCACGTAAGAGTCTGTCGTGAAGGCGAGCCTGTCCGCTGGAAGAGTGAATACGGCCTGGTCGTTGAGCGGGGCGAGGAACTCGTTCGAGAAGGCCTTCGCGAAGACTTCCTCTACGAGCCTCCTTGAGTAGCTCCCGCCGCTTCCGTGCGCAAGCAGTATGATCTTGTCTTTTCTTGTCATGCCACCTTCCTGTACTTGAAGAACGCCGCGCAGGTGCCCTCTGAAGAGACCATGCACGGGCCTATGGGGAACTCAGGCGTGCAGGCCCTGGCAAAGAGCGGGCACTTATCCGGCGTCATCAGTCCCTTGAGCACCGAGCCGCACATGCAGCCCTTTGGTTCCTCGTCCTTGCCGCGCGGTATTGAGAACTTCCTTTCGGCGTCAAACTCAGAGAAACCATCCTTTATCCTGAGGCCGCTTCCCGGTATGTTGCCTATCCCTCTCCAGAGGCTGTCGCCAGGCTCGAATACGCTATCCATTATCTCCTGCGCTTTTTTGTTGCCATCCCAGGTGACGACCCTGTCGTACTCTATCTCGATGGCCTGCCTTCCCTCTTCGAGCTGTCTTACGAGCATGTATATGCCCATGAGCGCGTCTATAGGCTCGAAACCCGCCACCACGCACGGAGAGCCGTACTCGCTTGCAAGGAAGCCGTATGAGCTGGCGCCTATGATGGCCGTGACGTGGCCCGGGCAGATGAAGCCGTCTATCTCTATCTCGCCGCTGTCCATCAACGCCTTCATCGCCGGGGGCGTAAGCTTATGGAGAGAGAGGACCGAGAGGTTTTTTATCCCCTCTTCTTTCGCGGCGAGTATCGTCGCCGCTACCGTCGGCACGGTCGTCTCGAAGCCCACGGCGAAGAGCACCACCTCGCGCTCTCTATTGGACCTGGCGATATCTATCGCCCCAAGCGGCGAATAGACGACCCTTATGTCGCTCCCGCGGGCCTTCTCTTCCTGCAGGGAAGATGCTGAGCCGGGGACCTTCATCATGTCCCCGAATGTCGCTATGATGGCGTCTTTCCGGGACCTGCTGAACTCGATTACGCGGTTCACGTCGGCGGCTGATGTAACGCAGACCGGGCAGCCGGGCCCCGATATGAGCTTGATGTTTTTCGGCAGGGCGTCCCTTATGCCGTATTTGGATATGGAATGGGTGTGCGTGCCGCAGATCTCCATTATGCTTACGTCTTTGCGCGAGATCTCGCGTATCTTCGTGATGAGCCCCTGCGCCTCATCCCTTTTCCTGAACTCGTCTATGTACTTCATAGCCCCGCTATCCCCCTTATGAGGCGGAGAGTTTCTTCCGCCTTCTCCTCATCTACCTTCTCGATGGCGAAGCCCGCGTGGATTATGACGTACTCTCCGGCCCTGACATCCTTCATCAGCCTGACGTTAGCCTCTTTTCTTGTGCCGGCAACATCGACCATGGCCACGTCGCCTTTTACCTCGATTATCTTACCTGGAATGCCAAGACACATTTTTATTACCTTCCTTTTACGTTCTCCCAGGCGACAACCGCCTGGCCGAGGGAGATGCCCCCGTCGTTCGCAGGGACCCTCTCCTGCGCATATACAGTAAACCCTTTCCCGGCAAGCCCCTCGGCGATGATAGTTGAAAGGAGCCTGTTCTGGAATACGCCTCCGCTTAAGACCGCTGTATTGATGCCGGTCTCAACGCGCAAGGCCTCGCAAGCCTTTACGGACAGATCCGCGATCGTAGAATGGAACCTGCCGGAGATAATCGATCCTGGCATGCCGTTGTTTACGTCCTCGGCCATGGCCATGATGATCGGAGCGGTCTCTATCCGCATGGGGGCGCTGCCGGCAAACTCGAAAGGATAGGGGCTTGATCCATCTCCGCCTATATCCGCGATCGCTTCGAGCTCAATGGCGGCTTCTGCCTCAAAGGTTATCTCATCCCGTATACAAGCGATAGACGAAGCCGCGTCAAAGAGCCTGCCCATGCTCGATGTGAAGGGCGAGTTGACCCCCTTATGGACCATCGACGCGACAAGCTCTGCCCTGGGGCCTATCCTTTCCGCGAAGCCACGGAGCGCCTCCCATCCGCATGACCCGCCGTAAGAATCAACAAGATACGAGATGGCCATCCGCCACGGCTCTTTTACGGCCGTATCCCCTCCGGGGAGCCGGACGTACTTGAGGTGCGCGGCCCTCCTGAACTCGCGCCTTGAGGCTATGAGGAACTCTCCGCCCCAGATCCTGCCGTCCGTGCCGAGGCCAGTGCCGTCAAAGGAGAGACCGATGACCTCGCTGGAAAGACCGTGCTCGGCCATCGCGCTGGCGATGTGGGCGTGGTGGTGCTGTACGGGTATTATCCTTTCAGCCGGGATCTTTTTCTCCTTCGCGTACTCAAGGGCGAACCTGGTGCTGAGATAATCCGGATGGAGGTCGTGCGCGACGACCGTTGGCTCGGCCCTGAAGGTGTTCTTGAGGTTTCTGAGCGTTTCCTGATAGAACTCAAGGGCCTGGAAGTTCTCAAGGTCGCCGATGTGCTGGCTCAAGATCGCGTTCCTGCCCCTGGTCAGGCAGAACGTGTTCTTAAGGAGCGCGCCGGCGGCGAAGACATCTTCCATCTCAGCGCCAAGGTCGATTGCGTCAGGGGCGTAGCCGCGCGCCCTTCGGAGTACCTTCTTTTTGCCGGAATCGATCCTCGCGATAGAGTCGTCGACCCTCATGTATATATCCCTGTCGTGGAAGAGGAAGTGGTCAGCGATCCCGGAAAGCCTCTTTAAGGCCTCATCGTTCGATACGACTATAGGCTCTTCCGCGAGGTTGCCGCTTGTCATGACGAGCGCCTTGAAAGAAGCCCCGGCGAAGAGAAGGTAATGGAGCGGGGTGTACGGGAGCATCACGCCGAGGCGGTTGTTCCCGGGCGCTACCGCCTCATCGAGGATGGACGGCGTTTTCTTCCTCAAAAGGACGATAGGCCTTCTCCTGTCAGTGAGCGCGTCTTCCTCTTTATCGTCAAGCTCGCAGAACTCTCTTATTGAGGCGACATCCGTGGCCATAAGGGCGAAGGGCTTGTTCGAGCCGCGCCTTTCATTCTTAAGTGATCTGCGCTTCCTGTCCCTGAGCTTTCTTACCGCATCGTGGTTTTGAGCGTCGCAGGCGAGGTGAAATCCCCCAAGCCCCTTTATCGCGAGTATCTTGCCTTCTTTAAGGAGCCTCTGTGCCTCGACTATAGCCTCGAAGTCCTTTCCCGTATCAGCGTCGTGGAGCCAGGCCCTGGGGCCGCAAGCTGGACAGGCGTTTGGCTGGGCATGGAACCTCCTGTCAGCCGGGTCATGGTATTCGCCCTCGCATTCCGGGCACATCCCGAAGGGCGCCATGGTGGTCTTGGGCCTGTCGTAAGGTATGTCGAGTATGATCGAGTACCTCGGCCCGCAGTTGGTGCAGTTGATGAAAGGATAGTGAAAACGCCTGTCAGACGGGTCGAGCAACTCACGGAGGCAGTCGTGGCATATAGCCACGTCAGGGGATACGAGGACGAACTTCCCGTCAACGGGCCTGCTCTCGCGTATGGTGAAGGAGCTGTAGCCGCCGCTCTGCTCGACCTGCTCTACTGTGATGGCCTCTATCCTCGAAAGCGGCGGCGGAGAAGCCCTCAGCTCGTCTATGAAAGAATCGACAGAGTCGCCCTGGACCTCTATTACGACCCCTTCTGAATCGTTCAGGCAGTAGCCGGTGAGGTTATGCCTCGCCGCGAGGTTGTAGACATAGGGGCGAAATCCCACTCCCTGCACTATGCCCGATATATGTATCCTTGCGCTATCCATCTTGCTTCCCGTTTTCCCTGACAAGCCCGGCAAGGTATCCGGCCCATGCGCTCACCCCGGCGCCGGTCCTGCACGAGGTCTCGAATATCTTTAGATACGGGTTGACCTTTAACGCGTTCTCCCGTGCCCTGTCGATATCGAAGTCTGTATGGGGGGCGAGGTCTGTCTTGTTTATTATGAGGGCCTCGGATGCGCTGAAGATGGCAGGGTATTTAAGGGGCTTGTCATCCCCTTCCGTGGTCGACATGACCGTGACCATCATATCCTCGCCCAGGTCGTACTCCGCAGGGCAGACCATGTTGCCGACGTTCTCTATTACAAGGAGGTCTATTGGACGCTCGAAGACCCACGGCAGGGCGTGGCTTATCTGGTGGGCGTCGAGGTGGCAGGCCCTGCCGGTGGTTATCTGCAAGGCGGGGATCCCGTGCCGCTCTATCCTCCTGGAATCGAAGTCCCCTTCGAGGTCGCCTTCGACTACCGCGAACCTTACGCCAAGCGATCCAAGCTCAGCGGCCATCCGCTCGATAAGAGAGGTCTTGCCGGCGCCCGGCGCGCTTACGATATTTATCGTGTAGATATTATTCCGAGCGAGCGCCTTTCTGTTCTCTGCCGCTATCTCGTCGTTCTTCGCGAGTATCTTTTCTTCTATGAGTATCTCGTGCATCTAAGCGCCTTCCATCGATATTATGTCAAGCTCTGTCCCGCCGACCCTGTCAATGGACGTACTGCCGCACCCGGGGCAGGTGTTATCGAACGAGGTTATCCTGAACCTGGAGGCGCACCCGCGGCAGAGGCCTGTAAGAGGCACCTCCTCTATTTCAAGCGCCGCGCCTTCAAACGGGGTTCCCTTTATAGAGATCTCGAAGCAGAACCTCAATGCCTCAGGCTCCACGGCCGTGAGCTCTCCTATCCTCAGGCGCACCTTGTAAAGGCGCGCGAGGGCGGCCCTGTCCATCTCTCGCTTTACCGCCTCGAGGACGCTCTTTGTTATTGACATCTCGTGCATGGTTATTCCCTGGCCGATACCTTGAACCCGCTGGTCTCCAGCTCTTTTCTTATGGCCTCTGCCACAAGCGGCAGGGCTTTTTTTATTACAGGGGTAAGCTCAAGGCCCGCAGAGATATCCTTCGGGATGACCCCGATTATTACAAGTTCAGGGCTCAAGCCCTGGAACCTGGCTATCTCTATCAGGTCTCTTAGGCCGATCTG
It includes:
- a CDS encoding hydrogenase formation protein HypD, yielding MKYIDEFRKRDEAQGLITKIREISRKDVSIMEICGTHTHSISKYGIRDALPKNIKLISGPGCPVCVTSAADVNRVIEFSRSRKDAIIATFGDMMKVPGSASSLQEEKARGSDIRVVYSPLGAIDIARSNREREVVLFAVGFETTVPTVAATILAAKEEGIKNLSVLSLHKLTPPAMKALMDSGEIEIDGFICPGHVTAIIGASSYGFLASEYGSPCVVAGFEPIDALMGIYMLVRQLEEGRQAIEIEYDRVVTWDGNKKAQEIMDSVFEPGDSLWRGIGNIPGSGLRIKDGFSEFDAERKFSIPRGKDEEPKGCMCGSVLKGLMTPDKCPLFARACTPEFPIGPCMVSSEGTCAAFFKYRKVA
- a CDS encoding hydrogenase assembly protein HypC, encoding MCLGIPGKIIEVKGDVAMVDVAGTRKEANVRLMKDVRAGEYVIIHAGFAIEKVDEEKAEETLRLIRGIAGL
- a CDS encoding carbamoyltransferase HypF produces the protein MDSARIHISGIVQGVGFRPYVYNLAARHNLTGYCLNDSEGVVIEVQGDSVDSFIDELRASPPPLSRIEAITVEQVEQSGGYSSFTIRESRPVDGKFVLVSPDVAICHDCLRELLDPSDRRFHYPFINCTNCGPRYSIILDIPYDRPKTTMAPFGMCPECEGEYHDPADRRFHAQPNACPACGPRAWLHDADTGKDFEAIVEAQRLLKEGKILAIKGLGGFHLACDAQNHDAVRKLRDRKRRSLKNERRGSNKPFALMATDVASIREFCELDDKEEDALTDRRRPIVLLRKKTPSILDEAVAPGNNRLGVMLPYTPLHYLLFAGASFKALVMTSGNLAEEPIVVSNDEALKRLSGIADHFLFHDRDIYMRVDDSIARIDSGKKKVLRRARGYAPDAIDLGAEMEDVFAAGALLKNTFCLTRGRNAILSQHIGDLENFQALEFYQETLRNLKNTFRAEPTVVAHDLHPDYLSTRFALEYAKEKKIPAERIIPVQHHHAHIASAMAEHGLSSEVIGLSFDGTGLGTDGRIWGGEFLIASRREFRRAAHLKYVRLPGGDTAVKEPWRMAISYLVDSYGGSCGWEALRGFAERIGPRAELVASMVHKGVNSPFTSSMGRLFDAASSIACIRDEITFEAEAAIELEAIADIGGDGSSPYPFEFAGSAPMRIETAPIIMAMAEDVNNGMPGSIISGRFHSTIADLSVKACEALRVETGINTAVLSGGVFQNRLLSTIIAEGLAGKGFTVYAQERVPANDGGISLGQAVVAWENVKGR
- a CDS encoding hydrogenase accessory protein HypB — encoded protein: MHEILIEEKILAKNDEIAAENRKALARNNIYTINIVSAPGAGKTSLIERMAAELGSLGVRFAVVEGDLEGDFDSRRIERHGIPALQITTGRACHLDAHQISHALPWVFERPIDLLVIENVGNMVCPAEYDLGEDMMVTVMSTTEGDDKPLKYPAIFSASEALIINKTDLAPHTDFDIDRARENALKVNPYLKIFETSCRTGAGVSAWAGYLAGLVRENGKQDG
- a CDS encoding hydrogenase maturation nickel metallochaperone HypA — its product is MHEMSITKSVLEAVKREMDRAALARLYKVRLRIGELTAVEPEALRFCFEISIKGTPFEGAALEIEEVPLTGLCRGCASRFRITSFDNTCPGCGSTSIDRVGGTELDIISMEGA